A stretch of DNA from Coccidioides posadasii str. Silveira chromosome 1, complete sequence:
GGTTCTCTAGCATCGCGCTATTGGTTGGACAGGCTGGAGCGGTCTTTGTGGGTTAGCTATCATTGTTCGCCTGATAGATCGAAAAATGTCTTAAAATACGAAGACAGCGGGAAAAAAGGTCCATGCGAGCAGTGCATCCTTGTCAAGAGAACGTGTCGTTGGTTCCCAGAGTGTCATGGCAGCGTTAGGATGTTTGTAAACTCAAGGCCCTGTTAATGGCTCAAGCAAGGTGGGCAGAGGTTGCTGGAGAGAATCGAGGTTCTGCTCCTCGATGTCAACGAGTGGTTTGTCAACGCATACATGCCTCGGTGGTGAGTTTAAGCTTAGTTAAGTTACTCATCTATTCTAAAAATAGACtaaactacggagtacttcgtTCACTAAGTAAGttatatactccgtatataacTAACTCGCTATGGCGCCGACTTCGGCCCACACGCCGCCTCGCGACACTTACTTACCACATTATCCCCACATTTCGTTTCTGGGGTCTCAGGCAACCTCTCACGATGCAACTGTCCATGCTGCAGAGCGCATGTCCCTCCGAGAGATCGCGCCCATTGCGCTGAAAAAACATCCAAAGCAACGTGACGTCATAAGTCAGCCACATCACCGTCTTTCTACGGTCTGAGCTCGTCGCGTGTTTGTGCGACATTATTCTGCATTCTCAACGTTCCACGACGATCCGATACCGTCTCTCTCCTACAAAGGGCTTTCTCCTTCCTCTCCAAAACCAGACATCCCGGTCACCGTGCTCTATACCCGTGAGTTACATCAAGGTCACGCTGCAAGATCGCTTTGCCTTGTGCCAGCCGCGGCTGATTCCTCGAACGCAGCTCTATGCCTTGAAGTTTACATGCAAGCAGGACCCACGCGATGGACCCCACTTCACATTGGAATGAAAATCAGGGTAATTCTGCGGCGAGAGAGATCCCACCCGCATACAATGTGCCATCCGCCCCATTGGCGCCGCCCCCGGACTATGACACAGCGATTGGGGTTAATCTATCAACAGAGTCGTCCGAGCATGCTATCACGAATCACGAGCCGATAACGCTTACTATTGAAGGAAAGTTCATTTACTCTTCGCTCTCAAGGCCAGAACCAGTCTATAGTCTTAGTCATGCACTAGATGGCCATGAGCTGAACCTCACTGGGGTCCTCCTGACCCGAATTGATCGCAACCCTGCTCGCCTTTCTCGTCCCGTTGTAAAGCGAGATGTATTCGCTCTTCGAGATGCACCGTCATTACATATCGGACCGGCAAAATACGAAATTGATGGGCTGCGGTATATATCAGGTAAGAAAGGATATATGAGTAGGAAAATCACCAGGAACGGACAGGGCTGGGCAGCCGGCGGGCGGGGTTTGCCTTCCTTTATACTTCGTCCCACTAGCCCCCCTGATTCTGACACCCAGCTTTACGAATGGCGAGACAAGAACAGTGATCACAATATTGGTATGGAAACACGGCGGCTTTGGgataaagagaaaaaggtGGAATTATCACCACCAAAAATAGAACTGAGGGTCGGATCCAACGTGGATAAAGAATATCTGGACTTCCTGGTAGCTGTATGGTGCATGCATAATTGGAGGGAAGCCAAGGAAATTACAAAGGAGCCCCTGACCTGGGAAGAATGTGAGTTCTTGTCATCTATTCCTCTTCGAAGCAAGTGCATCTGTTTTGTGGCTGGGCCATACTCAGAGTGCTCACTATGTTTTTGGAAAACAGTTAAAGAACAAGCCAAGACCACCGCTGCTAAGAGTAAACACCGCCGATGGAACGCCAATCTGGGAGCGGTGGTATTCTAGCACACAAATATGAGCAGCTTACTCTTCCCGTGGTATATATCTTTTCGTTGGATGTTGTGTTTATGCGACGGCGTGTCAAGGGGCAGTTCGGTCGTCTAATTCTTTTTGCATATCCAAGGTATGGGTGCGGTTCGGGGTTCTGAGCTTATTCACTGAAAAATGACTTACGATCCAATGATTTATGACTACCGGAAAGTTACATGATTATATCTTTCTGTTTCCTATTTTTGACCTTGGATTCCTTATTCTTTTGCATACTTTATACCATGCATTAGTGAATTTAACCCAACTTGCCCTCCTCACAAAGAATCACTTAAATGGTAGCAGATTAATACATTAAGATCATAATGTTCTATCATATAACTACATGGGCAGCAATTCAATCCTCGACTATCGCTTCACTATCCTTATACGCTCCCAATTTAAAGAGCTTCTTCGCATTCTCCCTTCCAATTGCAGCTTTCTGTCCTTTTTCTAAGCCTTTGATATTATCAAACCACGTGCAGGCGTCTTTATAGTTCTCAAACGGATAATCCGTACTGAATAGAATCCTATCCGCATTGCCAAACTCTTCGATGCAATATTTTAGAGTTGGAGTCGAGAAGTGGCCGGAAGTTGTGATCCAGATGTTTTCGCGGAAGTAGTCGCGGATGGTCTTCTCAATAGGCATACCAATCGGCTTCTTAATATCTTCGAACCAGTGGTTAATACGCCACAGATCGAAAGGAAGATGTTCTCCCAAATGACCGATGATCACCTGCAGTTTAGGATTGCGGTCGAAGACGCCATTAGACACCATTCCCATGAGGTGGAGGGATACGCCCTGTGCGAAACTAAGCGGTGGACCGACGAGCCATTTGCGGTCTGCCCAAAGGGTATCATAGACGACGCCGGTGGGCTGCTTGGGGTGGAGATAGAAGGGAACATCTAGCTCGACGCAGGTTTGCCAGAAGACATCCCACTCTGGTTTATCATAGAAGATAAGCGACTTTCCGTCTGAAGCAATCTGGTTATCGTTCACGAGGGCACCCTTGAAGCCATATTTCTCAACGCATCGTCTCAATTCAGCGGCTGCGGTGGCGGGGTCGTGCATAGAAAGGCAGGCAAAAGAGCCAAAGCGGTCTGGCTTGTCCTTGATCTGTTCATACGTCCAGTCATTCACAAATTTGGCGACCCTCAGTGCTTCGGCAGGATCGGTGATGTCCTGGATACCAGGAGCAGTATAGCTTAAGATATGGTATCCAACACCGTACTCATCGGCATACTGAAGTCGAATGTTGTTGAGATCGCAAATTTCGCGAACGTGGCGATCAGGATCTGTAGCGAAGAATCCAGCCCACCATCTTGCCTTCTCGGCAAATTCTGGGGTATTGAAGTGGTCTTCAAGAGTGATCTTTCCGAGCATTATGACGGGTTCAAGGAagtctcaagagaaagattCAATGGAGAGGGCGAGAATAGGTTGGGCGATGACAGATGGAGCTCAAAGACATCAAAGTGTCTTTCAGAGAATaaatacagagtacatatTACCCGACGGAATCAATACTGCCGATCCTACTCCATCCGCATTACCCCGCCATGTTGTGTCTCCCCGCATTTGGCGCATCGCCCCTTTGCTCCAGTTCTCCCATCAGCGGAAACCGGCGGGTGTGTGGATCCGCCATGTGGAGGAAAACGGAACTCTAATAGCGGAGCCAATCAGAGTCCAATCCGCTTCCCGGAGCTAACGCCAAGGTACCAAAGCTCTCTCTGATACATACCCGCCAATGAGAATGCATTCCGGCCCGAGTTCATCTTGGCACCCGGGAGCTAGTCGCGCCGTCGTGTTGGAGAACTGTGGGGTAGGCATGGTGGGGTTCCGGGCAGGGGAGAAATTTCGGCCGCCAGGATATCTCAGGCCATCATGATCCCAAACGGCAGAAGACGCTTCCGTCTGCCCTTTTGAACATGAGGGCTGACTGGTCATATATCTTCCTCACTGCGAAGGTTGCATCCTTCAAATCTTCATCGTCTCAACTTTCTTGAATTCCTTCCGTCAGTCTTTTGAGAAATACTCCTTTCCGCCGCTCTTTCAACTCATACGAATAAAGCCGTTCAAAATGGTTGACAAGTTCGATCCCAACTTCACCCAAAATGTCATCAATGCCACAGGTCCAAAGACAGACCCTCGTATGCGAGAGGTGATTACCTCGCTCATCCGCCATCTCCATGACTTCGCTCGCGAGGTCGAACTTACCGTTGACGAATGGATGGCCGGTGTGAACCTAGTCAACTGGGCCGGCCAGATGAGCAATGACAAGAGAAATGAGGGACAGCTAGTATGCGACGTTTTGGGTCTTGAATCGTATGTTTGCTCTTTCCCATTCCTGTCCGCCTCCGGGCCCCGATTGGATACAAAATAGCTAACTCCAGTACAGTCTCGTTGATGAAATTACTTTCTCTCGCGCTGCTAACGCACCCGATGCCGCTACAGCCACCGCTATTCTCGGCCCTTTCTTCAGAACCGACGCTCCTCACTATCCTAATGGCTCGAGCATTATCAAAACCCCTCCTGCCGAGGGCGGCGAGGTCACCTATATGCACGGCAGAGTCGTTGACTCTGTTACCGGAGAGCCAATTGAGGGAGTGGTGATCGATGTCTGGGAGGCATCCACCAACGGATTGTACGAGCAACAAGATCCAGAGCAGGCAGATTGCAACCTTCGAGGAAGATTCACCACAGACAAGGACGGAAAATACTCCCTCTACTGCCTAAGGCCAACCCCATACCCAATTCCTTACGACGGTAGGCTCTTCCTTGGTTCGTAATCAGCGCGTATGAACATTACTAACTTGTCAAACGCAAAGGCCCGGCTGGAAAGATACTTCAACTCCTTGATAGACACCCAATGCGTCCAGCTCACATTCACTTGATTGTAAGTCAAACAACCACGCTACAAGTCCTAGAAAAGTGGCATTGGCTGACTTGGAATGCAGGCCCAACACAAGGACTATAAACCAATTACCACGCAGATATTTGATAGCGAGGACAAATACCTTGCCAATGACTCCGTATTTGCTGTCAAGCACTCTCTTGTGGTTGAATTCAAGCCTCTGCAAGGAGATGACAAGGCAACCAGAGAAGTTCAGTACGACTTGAAACTCAAGAAACAAGGTTAAAAAGGCAAAAATaacgaaaaagaaaaaataatgacagatctatcttgatatttttgactatctttctcttctctccactATCTTGTCATACTTCCAACGGGAAATGTTGTATATGAGTCTATGAACTGGGGTTGGTTGGTCTCCATCtgatgtactgtacataaCTACATATCATCACCAACtacagaactatattcattcTTGGAATGTGAAAATAATCTTCCATGCCAAAATCTCAAGTCGTATAGACAACCACTGAATACATGTTCCGAGACCTTAAAATCTTTACCAAGCCAGGTTATATGGCTCTCATCCCAAGTCATGACGCTCATACGACAAAACTTCATAAAACGGACTTCGAAGGTAACGCGCACAGTCAGCTTCAGACCAAAGTCAGGTAAATCTGGCTCGGGAACCTTGCATGCCCATGGACAATTCAGCGAAGACCACTCGGATTTCGCTCTCCATCGCACCAAGCGGGCAGCCGACTATGACACCCTGGTCACCCGTTCAGTTGAGCTCGTCCGCTGCCTCAGTTTGCCCGTTACCCGGACTTCGCGTGGCCAAGTTCTCCATCATAGCTTTGGCGCATCCGACCGGATCGGAAAGTCGTTTAATTGGGCCAGCCATGAAACCAGGGGACCACGGCTCGAAGAGCTCTAGGCACTACGACTTGTGGGCTCGGTGGGGTGGGCAACTTTGAATGGAGAACCCCAGACGCATGGCGGAGGATGGGGCCACAAACTCTCGCATTCTAGTTGACTCCGTAGACCCTATCCACAAGAGGAGACGCGCCCCTTCTGCCTTACAGGGAGCGCGTTCTTCGCGCGTCGATAGCGATCTAAAAATTGGTCAACTCTGCTATGTATCATGAAGAATTGCGAGCTTGAGCCGATCCGCATTACAAAACGTTTCGTTTCTCTCAGCCGTTTGAATATGAACTCGTACTTCATATGAGTTCACGGGGGTGTCAGGCTAGGCGATTGGCTCTGGCTTTGTCCACGCTAGACCGGCTCTCGTGCCTTGGCTGGCCACTAGATGACATTCCTAGCAACCACCAGGGCACTTTCTGGCATTCATGGGACCGAGCTTAGAGAGGTTGGCAATTAGTGTTCGAACTTTTTCGAGATCCGGGGTTAAAGCTACTAAAGCAGGAGTTGTGGATATCCAGCGGGGAAATTCACATATATACAAACGAGACCCCATCACTCCCCTGGAGAAAAGGGCCCGGATGGAGAACAAGCGCTCGAAACGACGCGCCAGCAACTGATACTCCCTGTCTGCATCAAAAGCGCTGCACTAGTTGGAGGTAGGAACGTGTTGATTTTTAACAATGTCGGAGAAGATTTCGAAGGCGAGCATCACCTCAGGTGTTGAGGAGGATAAAGTTGAAACATATGGAGACGACCCAGCCCTTGAAGCAAAACTTCGGAGGAAATTCGATCTGATGATCCTGCCTATTGTCACTGGAATATTCCTACTCGCTTTTATTGATAGGTGTGAAATATCCAAGTCCCTCTAAAAGCAGGTTGAGATACTGATCTAGCAATACAGGGCGAATGCTGGCAATGCACGAATCCTTGGTATGGCTAAGGACTTGGATCTTAGCGGATACCGGTTTAATATTGCAATGACCGGCTTCTACTGTAGCTACATCGTTCTTGAGATGTAAGCTCGAATCCTAGAAACCCGTCTGGATTGACTCTAAGCAATTGGAAGACCAGCAAATATGATGTGCAAATGGTTGGGACCCAAGATTTGGCTCTCCTTTCTTAGCTTTGGGTTCGGTATAGTTACGATGTGCACGGCGTTCATCACATCGTATGAAGGCCTTGTCGTCGGGAGAGTATTCCTTGGGGCACTTGAATCTGGGATCATGCCTGGAATCAGCTTCACCCTCTCTCAATTGtaagtttttttttttcccccaaaATTCCTTAACTGTAGGTGCTAATGTTATGCAAAGTTATCGCCGACATGAGCTTGCAACCAGGATAGGATTTTACTCCAGCGTTGCGCCTCTCAGGTAAGCACCTCTACATATGACCCCGGAAAGGCATCGCGTGCTGACGTTTGCAGCGGTGCATTCGGCGGGCTCCTGGCCACTGGCCTTAATAAAGTCCCTAAATGGGGAATGGTCCATGGTTGGAGgaatattttcttcttcgaggGCCTGCTCTCCATCATTCTCAGCGTGATATCATACACCATGTTACCGAAATCGCCGGCTACAGCATCAGGTCTTACACCGGAAGAGCGATCTTACGCCGCATGGCGCATCGCCGAAGAGAGCAGATCTCATGTTCCGCAAAAGACTTCATCGAAACACTTTAAAATGGCTGTGTTCAACATCAATGTCAATATAATGGCATTTGCTTGTACCTGCACATTCCTTACCATGACTTCACTGTCCATTTTCCTTCCATCCATTCTGAACAGCATGGGATACAGCCCTGTCCAGTCACAGCTGATGTCTGTGCCCCCATTCGCGTGGTCTGCCGCTATCTGCCTCGCCATCGCGTATATCTCTGATCGAACAAAGTCTCGTGGTCTCTGGCTTCTGACAATCATGCCCTTCACCGCCGCTGGCTTCCTGGTACTGATCCTGGCGACCAAGCCGGCCATCCTCTACTTTGCTACCTTCCTTACGCTCACTGGATCATTCACTTGTGCACCAATGCTTGTGGCTTGGGCTGTCGATAACACTGCTGGCTCCAACGTCCGTGCTGTGAGTTCCGCTTATGTGGTCAGCATTGCAAATCTCGGAGGAATCGTGGCCACATGGACATATCTGCTTCCGGATGCGCCCAGGTATATTTCTGGCCATGCAATCAACTTCGGGGCAGCAGTGGTGTGCTGTGTTCTGATGACTATTGCAACAATATATCTCAGATGGCAGAACAAGCTGAAGGCAAGGGGTCACTACGACTATTTGTTACAAGGGCTCAATGAGGAAGAGCAGGCTGCGTTGGGACATAACCATCCCAGCTACAAGTACACGCCGTAACGCCGAGCTGGAGAAAATAAGCTAAGGGATGATTGTGTTATATGTGTGTGTACAGATCAGTTTAGAAGAAACATCATtcctctacggagtattggACTTCATAATTATTGATATAACAATAGACTAGAATAGAATGCTAACTAGTCTTTGTCTGCGCGCAGTGGGGACGTCTACAGTCAAAGCGGAGCTGTCCTACATAGCATCTTCTTTCCCCACGGGGTAACAACAAAGAGGCTTCGATCTTCCAAATGCGCTGAGAATTGCTCATGCCCCGCCACTTCCACCTCAGCCACGCGAGTCGGGTAACGATTGCAATAGATTCACCCTGATTGGTTCGGAGATTATGTCGGGCCTTTCCGATGCCAGGCTGGGTTTCAACTTCCAATTGGTTCGGTCTGGTGAGCGTCCCGCGAGCCCGGGACGCCATTCCCGAGAACTAACAATTTCGTCACCCGACAGCTCCGTGCCAGTTTCTATCCCCGGGTAAACGTAGTGTTACTTCGGGAGTTCGGGGGAAGGTTGGAATAACTCATCGATGGAGTTTCCGGCTTTCCGTGAATTTCCCGCTTGCCTGCGGGAGTTCCCCAGAAACTATCGCATAAGCCGCCCTTCAGCGCCCAGTATCGCGTTAGATGCATCCATCAATCTAGTAGCGCAAGACATTCCATAGAACAAGTTTTATCAGAATGCCTTTCAAAACAATAAACTCCAAGTCCCTCTACTACACCCTTACCCCCCCGTCCTCTACCTCCACCAGCAGCTCCAACCCACTCACCCTTCTCTTCATCCATGGTCTTGGATCTTCGTCTTCCTTCTACTTCCCTATCATCCCATACATCTCATCCCTAGGCCATCGCTGCATCACTCTTGACACCCATGGCAGTGGAGCATCGATCTACAACGCCGAGGCCGGCAATAGCATTTCCAGCATAGCATCTGATGCAACCAGCCTTTTGGATGCATTACAAATTGAGAAGGATGTGGTGGTGCTTGGTCACAGCATGGGCGGCATCGTTGCATCCCAGCTCGCCGCTTCCGATGTGAACGGGAGAGTCAAAGCCGTCGTCTTGATCGGGCCGGTGAATCCGAATCCCGCTGCCGCAGAAGTATTTGgaaagagaataaagatcGTTGAAGAGCGTAAGTTCAATCTCAATGCATATACTTGAACAATTCAAAAAGATAAACAAGCAACCAAAACAAACTGTAGAGCACGCtaattttgttatctttccAGAGGGCATGGAAGCTATGGCTACTACAATCCCACAAGCTGCAACGGGGACGCGCTGCAGCGCACTGGTTCGTGCTTTCATTCGACAATTACTCATCGGCACAAATCCCGATGGATACAATTCCCTGTGTCGTACCATTGCAGAGGCACCAGTCCCAGATTACGCAAGTATCAAAGTTCCCGTCCTGCTTTTGGCTGGCGAAGAGGACAAATCCGCTCCGCTCTCCGGATGCGAGAAGATTTTGGAAGGATATAAGAGTGAGATAAAGACTTTGAATGTGTTGAGTGGTGTTGGCCATTGGCATGTACTGGAAGCTCCGGAAGAAGTCCAGAAGGTGGTTGGCGCATTTTTGAGCGAGTTATCATAGATTGCAGTTTTAAAGAGGGCTATCAAGCCGGTGACAGGAAGCCACAAAAAATTAGGTAAATAGGATAATATAACCTATATCACATTTAAGATCGTAATCTTTCATGGCGACGTTCATTTTCTCCCTGCATTCTATAAAGAGCCGTTAGACTTCGTGACAACATCCTATCATGACCAGTACTTACCAAGAAAACCTGATAAAATCCAAGTTTTCTATCACTCCCCTCGCCTTCAAATACTGCTTTCGCGACCCAATCGGTCTCTTTCTGGCTTCCATCTTTCATGCCATATTTCACATTTCCTGCAAGCATGACCGTATTTGGACTCTCTGGAGATGTGAAGCATGTGTAGGTATGGTGTCGCGAGCATACTGCTGACCACATTCCTTGGCGAACTGTCAGAATATCTGTGAATTGGTCAGTAACCAGGTTGAACAATCACACATCCGTAGCGGTAGAGGCGCAATGCTAAGCTCATCAGGGATAGAGAAGGATGGATGAAAGTTGAACCATGTACGGTAATTACGTCATAAAAAGGGTGCTCTTACCCGCACGTCCAACGGCGACTTTGTCGCCCATGATCAATTTCGCATCTTCGGCGAAAAATGTAGGATACTTCTCATGTGCTGTACCGTCGTCTGAGGTCGCGAAAAAGGCTTTGAAGAAGTCACTAATGTCGGTCATGATGTCTATTGTTGTTTCTCGAAGTTTCGGACGGTGCTAGAAATGCAGAGCAGTCGCAAATAACAACAGACTGGAGGCGTGGTGTGAACTGCCTTTGATATTCGGTCGCGCCAAGAACCGACCATGTCGGTCCGAACATGTGGGCCTACACACCCGAGGATGGTTATCCATTGGTGGGAAATGATAGTCCGACTCCCAGCCGGTAAGTCCACCGGTGGCTCGTGCGGCAAAATGGAAATGCCGAATGCCAGTCATTCCAGGGATACCTACCAGCCGGGATAATGTCGAGGGTTCTGGTGGCAGTGACATAACCCGACTCAAAATAAAGTGGCACGATTCGCACCCAAGCCCATTATCCGATCTTATGATTCATTGGGTGTTTAGTTGGTACGCCGTCTCGCTCTGGCTGACCAGGCTCAGGAAATTATCAAAGTCCAACGAGTAATCCGGGGGAGAGATTTCCGCGATAGTCAAATTGGGACTCATATGAATTGGTTCACGATTACCATTTCCAGCTTGTGTCTCAGTAGTCGCTGGGGTAGCTTGCAAAGCCTGGTCATCCCTTGACGGGCGTCGATTTACGGCGTCCATGGGTTGCATCGGGCTGGTGTGGGAGCTGGTGTGCGAACCGGCGGCATCAGTCCCCTGCAATCGAGGCTTATCGCCAAAAAAGTTGGCAAACAACGCCTGGTTTGTATTTCTCGACGATGAAGGCGCTATTCGAGAGCCCGAGTCGCCGCTAATGGTCTCATGGAACGAGGTCAGGATTTGAAGGTACCGTTGCGCCAATGGATCAGTTTCCGCAAGATAGCGATGCAAGTCCAGAGATGTCTGCATAGCGCGATTGCTATCAGTGTCCCCGTAAACATTACAGAATGCGTTGGAGAAAACTATCAAGCTCGCAGAGAAGAGCCAGTAACTGTTGCGTTGATCAGTTCAATTGCTTGCAACTAGTTTATGGCGAGAGTACTCACATGACGAAAGGATCTCGACGAGGAAGCGCCCGCTTGAGAATGGCGGACTGGACGATATCAATGCTATATAGCGAAGCTCGCACACAGGCCGCCGAGAATGAATCCGTCTGCGCGGATGGGCTTCCGGGTCCTGATTTTGTGGCCTCAGGTGACCTCATATTCTCCCCATTACCCCTTGGGAGCCTAGCTTGGTTTAAGATCTTTTGTAAAAGGAATGGTCTTGTAAGCAAAATTACCCCATGGAAATAATACAAGTTAACATGTAGCTGGGCTAGAGTTGCTCGCGGGTCTTCATTTGGGAGGGAAATATTTCGCCAATGGAGAGAAGTTGGCAAGACGTCTTTCCATTCTTGAAACTGTTTGGAAGATTTCTGGACAAACTTCACCGATATTTTCCGTTCGGCGTACACAGAGCTGAGGATTTCTCCAAGTAAGCGAGCTGCGCGCACAGACGCCCTCAGTGCAGCGGTTTCGAGGACCTCCAATTCTGACATATGTTGGTCATCGTCCGCATCATCAGTGAACAAATCTGCTGCGTCACGACTACTAATACCATTCGGTCTTCCCAGAGATGCCGACAGGTAACAGTCCAAAATGTACATGCTTCTCCAAATGTTTTTCCTAGTAAAAAAGAGGCAATTATTAACGACTTAAATTCATTAACTCTCAAGGAACCACTGGTCAAAACTAACCGCAAGCGTTGGTCTGCGGGTGTAAATGCGGTAGCAGTAGTTTTTCTATGTAATCCAAGTGCATAAGCAGATCGAACCGCCATACCTTAAATGTAGTTAGACAAACGAGCCAATGATAATGAGGAACGGGGTTATATGCAAGGGTATCTAGACATACCGAAATAAGCCCATGCTGCATTTCGCTTCGCAATAGTAAGCATAAATAGAGTGATAAGCAAAAGTGCTTGGATAGAAGTGATGTCTCCATCTTCAAATCCCGAAACAGGGTCATTGAGGTGGGCGGCATTTAGGTAAAATATTTTCGCTCGCTCCGTGAGGTCAGACCCGAGTCTTTTTAGGATCTGGCTCTCGCGAAAATTATGCGCTACCGAGCTCTGGGACATTTGCAATCCGACTGCGAACACCAAGTTTAAAAGGCAAAGTCGGGACTGCTCCACGGACAAAGGATTCGAATATATCGTAGCAACCTCATTTATGAAAGCGTCTCTGTCGAGGACTTGTATAACCCCTACCGTCTAAGGGCTTGTTAGGAAATGCGTCATCAAATGCCACAGAAGCAGTAGAGCCAATCTCACGTTGGAGAAGAAtgaatcaagaagaaattcGGCCGCTTCTCTATCGGGAAGGACATGCGTCGGTTTCAACCCTGTGGATATCGGGAGCTCAAGGAGGCTATGCTTGTGAGGATCACTGGTGAAATCTGACACTCCGACTGTCTTCTCAACAAGCCTTCGGATCGTGTCAAGATACGATAGAGACGCCGAGTCACCAAGGTAGACTACAACAGACTTCGTTTTAGCAAAGCTCCATAATCAACAACCTGGCAGTCGTCAAGCTATACCCGGGAAAACAAAGGCATTTTCGGGGCGCTCAGGGCGATTGACAGAACGTACGCAGTCTTCCTCTTCCATCCTGGAGCATCCGAGATGCTTCGCTCAGGTGTTCCTCCTCATTAGGGTCTTGGAGCGGCGCACTATAGAAAAGGCTGCTGTTTGCCTGGATAGGCGCACCTTGGGCCTCCCCATATGGCCTTGGTGTGATTGCGGGATAGCCGGAAAGAGTTCGGGAGGCGTAATGGTTTGCGGCAGCGGTTCCCACGCCTGAGGCACCCAGTGAAAAAGGCGGTAGCGGTCGTTGTTCATTCAGCGTGTGCCGTCGAGGCTCAGACGACACGCTCGCGTACAGACATGGTAATGACTTTGCGGAACACGTCGCGCACGGTTGGAGCCCATTGCACTATCCCCAAGAGTACCAGATCAGCAAAGAGTATACGGAGCGGCCGAGTCGCGAAAGGTTGGGACGAAAGCGGGGATTATGTACCTTGAGCTTCTTCCGCCGACATGACAAGCATGCGACCCTAGTTCTATGCCTGGAGGTCGATAGCATTTTCAGAGGACGTCGACAATCACGGATTCATCGCAGTCAGGGCTCTCGTTTGCTGGAAGGGCGCAGGAATGGCGTCGAGGAAGAACACACAGGATTGCAGATCCGCGTTGTTCCATTGGCTGCGACGCACAGATTCCCCCACAGGGCAAAACACGCCAGTTAGCGCTAGTGGCACTGGCGTTTACCGGGGACGCAACTCAGACCGAAACATCAAACACACACAAAGGCGGGCC
This window harbors:
- a CDS encoding uncharacterized protein (EggNog:ENOG410PM91~COG:S~TransMembrane:1 (i557-579o)); this encodes MLSTSRHRTRVACLSCRRKKLKCNGLQPCATCSAKSLPCLYASVSSEPRRHTLNEQRPLPPFSLGASGVGTAAANHYASRTLSGYPAITPRPYGEAQGAPIQANSSLFYSAPLQDPNEEEHLSEASRMLQDGRGRLLYLGDSASLSYLDTIRRLVEKTVGVSDFTSDPHKHSLLELPISTGLKPTHVLPDREAAEFLLDSFFSNTVGVIQVLDRDAFINEVATIYSNPLSVEQSRLCLLNLVFAVGLQMSQSSVAHNFRESQILKRLGSDLTERAKIFYLNAAHLNDPVSGFEDGDITSIQALLLITLFMLTIAKRNAAWAYFGMAVRSAYALGLHRKTTATAFTPADQRLRKNIWRSMYILDCYLSASLGRPNGISSRDAADLFTDDADDDQHMSELEVLETAALRASVRAARLLGEILSSVYAERKISVKFVQKSSKQFQEWKDVLPTSLHWRNISLPNEDPRATLAQLHVNLYYFHGVILLTRPFLLQKILNQARLPRGNGENMRSPEATKSGPGSPSAQTDSFSAACVRASLYSIDIVQSAILKRALPRRDPFVIYWLFSASLIVFSNAFCNVYGDTDSNRAMQTSLDLHRYLAETDPLAQRYLQILTSFHETISGDSGSRIAPSSSRNTNQALFANFFGDKPRLQGTDAAGSHTSSHTSPMQPMDAVNRRPSRDDQALQATPATTETQAGNGNREPIHMSPNLTIAEISPPDYSLDFDNFLSLVSQSETAYQLNTQ